A stretch of the Acyrthosiphon pisum isolate AL4f chromosome A2, pea_aphid_22Mar2018_4r6ur, whole genome shotgun sequence genome encodes the following:
- the LOC100168278 gene encoding KRAB-A domain-containing protein 2-like, with protein sequence MIFLNLCDHCQKKSSTIKKGLVVKPILSSELNSRCQVDLIDMQAQPDGDYKFIMVYQDHLTKKWSEGLKFVQFMKNRSFHHGTKRSPYEAMFGTHAKVGLKSTQIPIDLISTLKSEEDLEKALGCGINIENINEKHEKSDGSDKDSAK encoded by the exons atgatatttttaaatttatgtgacCACTGTCAAAAAAAAAGCAGTACAATTAAAAAAGGTTTAGTTGTAAAACCTATACTTTCATCAGAATTGAACTCTCGCTGTCAAGTGGATTTAATAGACATGCAAGCTCAGCCTGATGGCGATTACAAGTTTATAATGGTCTATCAAGATCACCTTACGAA AAAGTGGAGCGAAGGTCTTAAATTTGTTCAATTTATGAAGAATCGGAGTTTTCACCATGGTACAAAACGTTCGCCATACGAAGCTATGTTCGGAACACATGCTAAAGTTGGCCTAAAATCAACCCAAATTCCAATCGATTTAATTTCTACTTTAAAATCGGAGGAAGATTTAGAAAAAGCTTTAGGTTGTGGAATTAATATCGAAAACATAAACGAGAAGCACGAAAAAAGTGATGGAAGTGATAAGGACAGtgcaaaataa
- the LOC103310428 gene encoding uncharacterized protein LOC103310428, producing MKSSSEERFFPGKEGENVKIKIPDVDRARCDLRCILGVILSVNDNLYEIGTKEGRLHQLYSRHQFTICKEVFIQADDVPPVQILLREVARKSSNLGGQGYDRCTCNTLCKTNRCKCKRSGRLCNSKCHNSGVCGNK from the exons ATGAAGAGTTCATCTGAAGAACGTTTTTTTCCAGGAAAAGAAggagaaaatgttaaaataaaaattcctgaTGTGGATCGAGCAAGATGTGATCTTCGGTGTATTCTGGGAGTTATACTTTCTG taaaCGATAACTTGTATGAAATTGGAACAAAAGAGGGCAGACTACATCAACTATACAGTCGGCATCAATTCACAATATGCAAAGAGGTGTTTATCCAGGCTGATGATGTACCACCAGTACAAATTTTATTAAGAGAAGTGGCAAGAAAATCTTCTAATTTGGGTGGCCAAGGGTACGATAGGTGTACTTGCAATACATTGTGTAAGACCAACCGGTGTAAATGTAAAAGATCTGGTCGTCTTTGCAACTCAAAGTGTCATAATAGTGGTGTATGTGGTAATAAATaa